The Streptomyces sp. RKAG293 genome includes a region encoding these proteins:
- a CDS encoding MFS transporter: MVPVLAFGGILMAIMQTVVVPLLPDLPRLTGASPAGVSWMVTATLLAGAVLTPVLGRAGDMYGKRRVLLIALGLMTFGSLLCSVTSDIRLLIAARALQGAAAAVVPLSISILRDELPPHRTGSAVAMMSSTVGIGAAFGLPLAALIVQYADWHVMFWATTALGALGLGLAWWVVRESPIRSPGRFDFTGAAGLAAGLVCLLLAVSQGGQWGWTSPAVLGLAVASVVILAGWRWQQLRATSPLVDLRLAASPRVALPHIAALLAGFAFYANSLVTAQLVQAPKETGYGLGLSIVASGLCLLPSGIIMLLLSPVSARISAARGPKFTLAAGAVLLTLGYVLRIADSRQLWAIIVGASVVASGTTLAYSALPTLILRAVPAGQTASANGVNVLMRTVGQATCSAAVAAILIHHTAPIGGLQIPTLHGYLIAFTMAGGVAILAFLAAVSIPGGRRGTPTPPAQRSEAAADPALEGA, from the coding sequence ATGGTCCCCGTCCTGGCATTCGGCGGAATCCTCATGGCGATCATGCAGACCGTCGTGGTGCCGCTCCTGCCCGATCTGCCGCGCCTCACCGGCGCCTCGCCCGCCGGCGTCTCCTGGATGGTGACCGCGACCCTGCTCGCCGGAGCCGTCCTCACCCCCGTTCTGGGCCGGGCCGGCGACATGTACGGCAAGCGCCGCGTGCTGCTGATCGCGCTCGGGCTGATGACCTTCGGTTCCCTGCTGTGCTCCGTGACCTCCGACATCCGGCTGCTGATCGCCGCCCGCGCCCTGCAGGGCGCCGCCGCCGCCGTCGTACCGCTGTCCATCAGCATCCTGCGCGACGAACTGCCCCCGCACCGGACCGGCTCCGCCGTGGCGATGATGAGTTCGACCGTCGGCATCGGCGCCGCCTTCGGGCTGCCGCTGGCCGCCCTGATCGTGCAGTACGCCGACTGGCACGTCATGTTCTGGGCCACCACCGCCCTGGGCGCGCTCGGCCTCGGGCTGGCCTGGTGGGTCGTGCGCGAGTCGCCGATCCGCTCCCCCGGCCGCTTCGACTTCACCGGCGCCGCCGGACTCGCGGCCGGACTCGTCTGTCTGCTGCTGGCGGTCTCCCAGGGCGGCCAGTGGGGCTGGACCAGCCCGGCCGTGCTGGGTCTTGCCGTGGCCTCCGTCGTCATCCTCGCCGGATGGCGGTGGCAGCAACTGCGCGCCACGAGCCCGCTGGTGGACCTGCGGCTGGCCGCCAGCCCGCGCGTCGCGCTGCCGCACATCGCCGCGCTCCTCGCGGGCTTCGCCTTCTACGCCAACTCGCTGGTGACCGCCCAGCTGGTGCAGGCGCCCAAGGAGACCGGCTACGGGCTGGGGCTGTCCATCGTGGCGAGCGGGCTGTGCCTGCTGCCCAGCGGCATCATCATGCTGCTGCTGTCCCCCGTCTCGGCCCGGATATCGGCGGCCCGCGGCCCGAAGTTCACCCTCGCCGCCGGAGCCGTGCTGCTGACCCTCGGCTATGTGCTGCGCATCGCCGACAGCCGGCAGCTGTGGGCGATCATCGTCGGCGCCTCCGTCGTCGCGTCGGGGACCACGCTGGCCTACTCCGCCCTTCCGACGCTGATCCTGCGCGCCGTCCCGGCCGGCCAGACGGCGTCCGCCAACGGCGTCAACGTCCTCATGCGCACCGTCGGCCAGGCCACCTGCAGCGCCGCCGTCGCGGCGATCCTGATCCACCACACGGCGCCGATCGGCGGCCTGCAGATCCCCACGCTGCACGGCTATCTCATCGCCTTCACCATGGCCGGCGGGGTCGCGATCCTCGCCTTCCTCGCGGCGGTGTCGATCCCCGGCGGCCGGCGCGGCACGCCGACACCGCCCGCGCAGCGCTCCGAAGCCGCCGCGGACCCCGCGCTGGAGGGAGCATGA
- a CDS encoding TetR family transcriptional regulator, which translates to MSPMTTAAPDSRRRDADATKAAILRAARTMLGRRAYGDITLRAIAERAGVSAPLIVKYFGNKEKLFARIISFESDAEVLLDAPLDELGRHMVTQVLTSQNERGIDPILRIVFAPLHSAEGQGDILRANFREQVIAGLARRLTGPEAQLRAELTVGMLLGLGAVYGIARGEAVRAMTVPALVERCAPALQELITPAGNPLAPAAR; encoded by the coding sequence ATGAGTCCCATGACGACAGCAGCCCCCGACAGCCGGCGCCGTGACGCCGACGCCACCAAGGCCGCGATCCTGCGCGCCGCCCGCACCATGCTGGGCCGGCGCGCCTACGGCGACATCACCCTCAGGGCCATCGCGGAGCGGGCCGGGGTGAGCGCGCCGCTGATCGTGAAGTACTTCGGCAACAAGGAGAAGCTCTTCGCCCGCATCATCTCCTTCGAGTCCGACGCGGAAGTACTGCTGGACGCCCCGCTGGACGAGCTCGGCCGGCACATGGTCACCCAGGTGCTCACCAGCCAGAACGAACGCGGCATCGACCCCATCCTGCGGATCGTCTTCGCACCGCTGCACTCCGCCGAGGGCCAGGGCGACATCCTGCGCGCCAACTTCCGCGAGCAGGTCATCGCCGGCCTCGCCCGGCGGCTGACCGGTCCGGAGGCCCAGCTGCGGGCCGAACTCACCGTCGGCATGCTGCTGGGCCTCGGCGCCGTCTACGGGATCGCGCGCGGCGAGGCGGTCCGCGCGATGACCGTGCCGGCCCTCGTCGAGCGCTGCGCCCCCGCGCTGCAGGAGCTCATCACTCCGGCCGGAAACCCGTTGGCTCCCGCCGCCCGGTAA